One Solibacillus sp. R5-41 DNA segment encodes these proteins:
- a CDS encoding CoA transferase subunit A, whose amino-acid sequence MKKLRKPEELSILFEDSMRLLVGGFGISGTPLTVLDALAKFEAGNYEVVSNNLGDSGKGLHKVFMAGKIDKAIGSFFTINKEAIEAWSKGELKIELLPQGTLAEAIRCGGAGIGGFYTPTALGTKLAEGKEVREIDGVRYLFEKAIKGDIALIKADKADKAGNLVYHSTARNFNPMMATAAKIVIAEVDEIVEIGEISPEEIVTPHIYVDYIVKSKYVKQGGSYIEAR is encoded by the coding sequence ATGAAAAAGCTTAGAAAGCCAGAAGAGTTATCTATACTTTTTGAAGACTCTATGCGTTTACTTGTTGGGGGCTTTGGTATTTCCGGCACACCACTAACAGTTTTAGACGCCCTTGCTAAATTTGAAGCAGGTAACTATGAAGTTGTTAGTAATAACCTAGGGGACAGTGGAAAAGGATTACACAAAGTTTTTATGGCTGGGAAAATCGACAAAGCTATTGGATCCTTTTTCACAATTAATAAAGAAGCCATAGAAGCATGGTCAAAGGGAGAATTAAAAATTGAGCTTTTACCTCAAGGTACTTTAGCAGAAGCAATTCGTTGTGGAGGCGCTGGCATTGGTGGTTTTTATACCCCAACAGCATTAGGTACTAAATTGGCCGAAGGAAAAGAAGTACGTGAAATTGACGGTGTTCGCTACTTATTTGAAAAAGCAATCAAAGGGGACATAGCATTAATAAAAGCGGATAAGGCGGATAAAGCAGGTAATCTAGTTTACCATTCAACAGCACGTAACTTTAATCCAATGATGGCAACAGCAGCTAAAATTGTTATTGCTGAAGTTGATGAAATTGTTGAAATTGGCGAAATTAGCCCAGAAGAAATTGTAACTCCACATATTTATGTAGATTATATAGTGAAAAGTAAATATGTAAAGCAAGGAGGGAGTTACATTGAAGCTAGATAA
- a CDS encoding 3-hydroxybutyrate dehydrogenase has translation MRNVLITGAAGGLGQAMVKKFIDEGDYVFAADLAIDELNKLVEAFPGKVTAVELDVTSAQSVQNVIDSICKKQELHVVVNNAGLQHRDKIEDFPEEKWDLLQNVMLKGPFLMTKYVFPYMKKQNYGRIVNISSVHGEMATPEKVAYVAAKHGVIGLTRVAALEGAAHGITVNAVLPGPVKTPLLQKQLNDLAENKGMSEAEALSEIVYPRQAMERFITAEEIADGVYFISSKHATGITGELLNVSGGM, from the coding sequence ATGCGTAATGTTTTAATTACAGGTGCAGCAGGTGGTTTAGGTCAAGCGATGGTAAAAAAATTCATAGATGAAGGTGATTATGTTTTCGCTGCTGATTTGGCTATCGATGAATTAAATAAATTGGTAGAAGCATTTCCTGGAAAAGTAACTGCTGTTGAACTTGATGTAACAAGTGCCCAATCAGTACAAAATGTAATTGATTCCATTTGTAAGAAACAAGAGTTACATGTCGTTGTTAATAATGCCGGTTTACAACACAGAGATAAGATTGAAGATTTCCCAGAAGAAAAGTGGGATTTATTGCAAAATGTAATGTTAAAGGGTCCATTTTTAATGACTAAATACGTATTCCCATATATGAAAAAACAAAATTACGGAAGAATTGTAAATATTTCTTCTGTGCATGGTGAGATGGCTACACCTGAAAAAGTAGCTTACGTTGCTGCTAAGCATGGGGTTATTGGGTTAACGCGCGTTGCAGCACTTGAAGGAGCTGCCCATGGTATTACGGTTAATGCAGTATTACCGGGACCTGTAAAAACGCCATTACTCCAAAAGCAATTAAATGATTTAGCTGAAAATAAAGGTATGTCTGAAGCAGAAGCATTAAGTGAAATTGTTTATCCTAGGCAAGCAATGGAACGCTTCATCACAGCAGAAGAAATTGCAGATGGTGTTTATTTCATTTCATCAAAACATGCAACAGGTATTACGGGTGAACTGTTAAATGTTTCGGGTGGAATGTAA
- a CDS encoding 3-hydroxyacyl-CoA dehydrogenase family protein, whose translation MVENVGVIGSGTMGFGIAFQFITNGTQVTIQDIRSEAFELAKEKLKTYLTIFREEGVLFTDTEEVIIDRLKFTTKIEDLKHCNLIIESATENLELKQKIFKQLDEVCDEKTILTSNTSSLKLSEITRDISESRKQRVLLTHFFNPAHIVPLVELLKAPETSQEVYNEVDTFMKKVGKVTIEVKKEVPGLVANRIQTALAREALALLEDGIVSEQDLENAIFAGPGFRFSTSGLLKIMDFGGLDVWNIVLDQLQPVLESNIRSFEVLKDKVQANKFGVKTSQGFFEYPGKSLDSYVVERDRSLVQQLNTFKKIFNAKEHEHA comes from the coding sequence ATGGTGGAAAATGTAGGTGTTATCGGGTCTGGAACAATGGGATTCGGAATTGCGTTTCAATTCATAACAAATGGTACGCAAGTTACTATTCAAGACATTCGTAGTGAAGCGTTTGAACTTGCTAAAGAAAAGTTAAAGACGTACTTAACAATCTTTCGTGAAGAGGGCGTTTTATTTACTGATACTGAAGAAGTAATTATAGATCGCTTAAAATTTACTACAAAGATTGAAGATTTAAAGCATTGCAATTTAATAATTGAATCAGCGACTGAAAATTTAGAACTGAAACAGAAAATTTTCAAACAATTGGATGAAGTTTGTGATGAAAAAACAATTTTAACGTCAAATACATCAAGTTTAAAATTATCGGAAATTACTAGGGATATTAGTGAATCAAGAAAGCAACGTGTTCTTTTAACTCACTTTTTTAATCCTGCTCATATTGTACCTTTAGTTGAATTATTAAAAGCACCTGAAACATCACAAGAAGTATATAACGAAGTAGATACTTTTATGAAAAAAGTAGGTAAGGTGACGATTGAAGTTAAAAAAGAAGTACCAGGTTTAGTTGCAAACCGTATTCAAACAGCACTTGCAAGAGAAGCTCTTGCGTTACTTGAAGATGGCATTGTATCAGAGCAAGATTTAGAGAATGCAATTTTTGCTGGTCCAGGTTTTAGATTCTCAACTAGTGGATTATTGAAAATAATGGACTTTGGGGGTTTAGATGTTTGGAACATCGTTTTAGATCAGTTACAACCTGTTCTAGAATCTAATATCCGTTCATTTGAAGTTTTAAAAGACAAAGTACAAGCTAATAAATTCGGAGTTAAAACGTCTCAGGGCTTCTTTGAATACCCAGGTAAAAGCTTGGATAGCTACGTGGTCGAAAGAGATCGTTCGTTAGTACAGCAATTAAACACTTTCAAAAAAATATTTAATGCGAAGGAGCATGAGCATGCGTAA
- a CDS encoding GyrI-like domain-containing protein, which produces MKYEWRKQEKNLYIPKQKPELVTIPEQKFLLIKGKGNPNEHEFAEKIGVLYSLAYAVRMMPKQGYTPDGYFEYTVYPLEGIWDLTEKGRKLDSLNKDELLYTIMIRQPDFVTKEIVERAFENVEKKKPHPFLHDVTFDIVQDGLSVQMLHIGPYDDEPQSFELMNEFIKNNNLERTSLQHREIYLSDFRKVAPEKLKTVLRYNVKSIE; this is translated from the coding sequence ATGAAATACGAATGGAGAAAACAAGAGAAGAATTTATATATCCCAAAACAAAAACCTGAACTTGTAACAATTCCAGAACAGAAATTTTTATTGATAAAGGGAAAAGGCAATCCAAATGAGCATGAATTCGCTGAGAAGATAGGTGTTCTTTATTCTTTGGCTTATGCGGTCAGAATGATGCCGAAGCAAGGATATACTCCAGATGGTTATTTTGAATATACTGTATATCCATTAGAAGGCATTTGGGATTTAACTGAAAAAGGAAGAAAATTAGACTCATTAAATAAAGATGAATTATTATATACTATTATGATCAGACAACCAGATTTTGTAACAAAAGAAATAGTAGAGAGAGCATTTGAAAACGTAGAAAAAAAGAAACCACATCCATTCTTGCATGATGTAACGTTCGATATAGTTCAAGATGGTTTATCTGTACAAATGCTTCATATTGGTCCATATGATGACGAACCACAGAGTTTTGAATTGATGAATGAATTCATTAAAAATAATAATCTTGAAAGAACTTCATTACAACATAGGGAGATATATCTTTCAGATTTTAGAAAAGTTGCACCTGAAAAATTAAAAACAGTTTTGAGATATAATGTTAAGTCAATAGAATAG
- a CDS encoding ABC transporter substrate-binding protein: MNKKYYTLASTAIVAAVALTGCVETKSDVKENDKEVDETAGAKPVIEVLGMAANEQDINIVRDQLVKNGFDVKLNIQPDYGSFKAQEDGGNYDISLSGWTTVTGNPDYAVRGLFKTGGDYSRISDATVDKLIDEASTLTGDEAKEKYKELEQALVFDNAYIAPLYISQKFQGIYAKEVNPDTVRLPKSRAQAWESISFNDAAKNSSETLVLQQASSSLTSLDPVKGNDGSINTLNTNMNVRLVNLTDTDEVVSDGSLSYNHAMSENKDEYYFVLRDDINFAKVENKKAVDTGDLVSAEDVVFSLNRAKDQKAVPDHRTYSIHENIETVEIVSDITSLEAVKTADGGTVLDALSKDLPSAVAEVVTSEADVDNAAGKYQVVKITTPAAFPQVLNYLAHQSGGIVSEAAVTAVNTFDVAKYDPNKDVAYGDQATITEGATYANHLAASGPYILVQKNDYEATFVKNPAYQVGTENEPKINNISVRFIQDNDSALSALRNGEIHVLQTVPETKVDVVEGDTNLKLKTFDSNAVSYLIFNPKGREVSESVDLRKAVLYSINQDEFISYYQGKKKPAVSTVSPLIDTGLKVEADSAKVKEFLNAYNASK, encoded by the coding sequence ATGAACAAAAAATACTATACGTTAGCTTCTACGGCAATTGTAGCGGCAGTGGCATTAACAGGCTGTGTAGAAACAAAATCAGATGTAAAAGAAAATGATAAAGAGGTCGACGAAACAGCGGGTGCAAAACCAGTTATTGAAGTGTTAGGTATGGCGGCAAACGAACAAGACATCAACATCGTTCGTGACCAATTGGTGAAGAATGGATTTGATGTTAAATTAAATATTCAACCCGATTATGGTTCATTTAAAGCCCAGGAAGATGGAGGTAACTATGATATCTCACTTTCAGGTTGGACAACGGTAACAGGGAACCCTGATTATGCAGTGCGAGGCTTATTCAAAACAGGTGGCGATTATAGCCGAATTTCTGATGCGACAGTGGATAAATTAATTGACGAAGCAAGTACGTTAACAGGGGATGAAGCAAAAGAAAAATATAAGGAATTAGAGCAAGCATTAGTATTTGATAATGCATATATTGCGCCTTTATACATTTCTCAAAAATTCCAAGGTATTTATGCAAAAGAAGTGAATCCGGATACAGTTCGTTTACCAAAATCACGCGCGCAAGCATGGGAATCGATTTCGTTTAACGATGCAGCAAAAAATAGCTCAGAAACATTAGTTTTACAACAAGCCTCTTCTTCCTTAACATCACTTGATCCAGTGAAGGGGAATGATGGGTCAATCAATACATTAAATACGAATATGAATGTCCGTTTAGTGAACTTAACGGATACAGATGAGGTCGTTTCAGATGGTTCATTATCTTACAATCATGCGATGTCAGAAAATAAAGATGAATACTATTTCGTCCTACGTGATGATATTAATTTCGCAAAAGTAGAAAACAAAAAAGCAGTAGATACGGGCGATTTAGTATCAGCTGAGGATGTTGTATTTTCATTAAATCGTGCAAAAGATCAAAAAGCAGTACCAGATCACCGCACATACTCGATTCATGAAAACATTGAAACGGTTGAAATTGTGTCTGATATTACGTCATTAGAAGCAGTTAAAACAGCAGATGGCGGTACAGTTTTAGATGCGCTATCAAAAGACCTTCCATCGGCAGTTGCAGAAGTTGTAACGAGTGAAGCAGACGTAGACAATGCAGCAGGGAAATACCAAGTAGTGAAAATTACGACACCTGCAGCATTCCCACAAGTATTAAACTACTTAGCGCACCAATCGGGAGGCATTGTTTCAGAAGCAGCAGTGACAGCAGTAAATACATTTGACGTGGCAAAATATGACCCAAATAAAGATGTAGCATACGGTGACCAAGCGACAATTACAGAAGGCGCAACATATGCCAACCATTTAGCTGCGTCAGGTCCATATATTTTAGTTCAAAAAAATGACTATGAAGCAACGTTCGTTAAAAATCCAGCTTACCAAGTAGGCACGGAAAACGAACCAAAAATTAATAATATTAGCGTTCGTTTCATCCAAGATAATGACAGTGCATTATCAGCGCTGCGAAATGGTGAAATTCACGTATTACAAACGGTTCCAGAAACGAAAGTAGATGTAGTCGAGGGCGATACGAACTTAAAATTAAAAACATTTGATAGTAATGCTGTAAGCTACTTAATATTCAATCCAAAAGGACGCGAAGTTTCAGAATCAGTTGACTTACGTAAGGCTGTACTTTATTCAATCAATCAAGATGAATTTATCAGCTACTATCAAGGGAAGAAAAAACCAGCTGTATCAACGGTTTCTCCATTAATAGATACAGGCTTAAAAGTAGAAGCGGATAGCGCGAAAGTGAAAGAGTTTTTAAACGCTTATAACGCAAGTAAATAA
- a CDS encoding HAMP domain-containing sensor histidine kinase, with translation MKTLYSKFIVFTLATFLISATFSFLLTNAFYHQVMKEKNDANYVKLATDITTYIQTHPPDSLDAYLTQLGQIGYQIYLADEFGKRTFYGDEYRLKELETVEINRVLAGETYHGVGEYPQQLFITGFFSNDLKNTVGLPFEYEGNNYALFMRLDIKLLFSEMHFIIAGFFIFIPVVSILAMILAAWYLVKPIQRLSKATKLVASENFDAHIDVDRADEIGTLAMNFNLMTKELKKQREIRKEFIRNVSHDFQTPLQSIGGYASLIQQQKADAERTKQYGEIIERESERLSHLTKQLLLWQSATKLAEQKENLALDAIIKQVVNEQQFLLQRKNISVWMELVPLEMYGSEPFIIHAIENLISNAVKYSEAGTEISVSGKIIDKKIELVIQDEGQGISEEHIARIFEPFYRADESRSTPGTGLGLVIVKQVVEMHDGTIAVQSEKGVGTKFTLTFPIQ, from the coding sequence ATGAAAACGCTATACAGTAAATTTATCGTTTTTACACTTGCAACATTTTTAATTAGCGCAACTTTTAGTTTTTTATTAACGAACGCGTTTTACCACCAAGTGATGAAGGAAAAAAACGATGCCAACTATGTCAAGTTAGCTACGGATATTACGACCTATATTCAAACGCATCCACCAGATTCGTTAGACGCGTATTTAACACAGCTAGGTCAAATCGGGTATCAAATTTATTTAGCAGATGAATTTGGGAAACGCACTTTTTACGGAGATGAATACCGATTAAAAGAGTTAGAAACGGTGGAAATTAATCGCGTTTTAGCAGGTGAAACGTACCATGGAGTTGGAGAATACCCACAGCAGCTATTCATAACAGGCTTCTTTTCAAACGATTTAAAAAATACAGTCGGGCTCCCATTTGAATATGAAGGGAACAATTATGCACTGTTTATGCGCCTGGATATTAAGCTACTATTTAGTGAAATGCATTTTATTATCGCTGGGTTTTTCATCTTCATCCCCGTTGTTAGTATTCTTGCTATGATTTTAGCCGCTTGGTATTTAGTCAAACCGATTCAACGCTTATCGAAAGCGACAAAATTAGTGGCCTCGGAAAACTTCGATGCACATATTGATGTTGATCGTGCGGATGAAATTGGTACGCTCGCGATGAATTTTAACTTAATGACGAAAGAATTAAAAAAACAGCGGGAAATTCGCAAAGAGTTTATTCGCAATGTGTCGCATGATTTCCAAACGCCACTGCAAAGTATAGGTGGCTACGCATCGCTTATTCAGCAGCAAAAAGCGGATGCTGAACGCACGAAGCAGTACGGTGAAATTATTGAGCGAGAAAGTGAGCGGTTATCCCATTTAACAAAGCAATTATTATTATGGCAAAGTGCGACGAAACTAGCGGAACAAAAAGAAAACCTCGCGCTAGATGCTATCATAAAACAAGTCGTCAATGAACAGCAATTTTTGCTACAACGAAAAAATATTTCCGTATGGATGGAGCTTGTTCCATTAGAAATGTACGGAAGTGAACCATTTATTATACATGCCATCGAAAATTTAATAAGCAATGCGGTGAAATATAGTGAAGCAGGAACTGAAATTAGTGTGTCAGGAAAAATAATCGATAAGAAAATTGAGCTTGTAATTCAAGATGAAGGGCAGGGTATTAGTGAGGAACATATCGCGCGGATTTTTGAACCATTTTACCGAGCAGATGAATCCAGATCGACACCTGGTACTGGTTTAGGGCTTGTCATTGTCAAGCAAGTTGTTGAAATGCATGATGGGACGATTGCTGTACAAAGTGAAAAAGGTGTAGGGACGAAATTTACATTGACGTTTCCTATTCAATAA
- a CDS encoding 3-oxoacid CoA-transferase subunit B, with protein MKLDNRELIAKKIAEELQDGDVVNLGVGIPTLVAKYIENHNVYLQTENGLIGMGPPPDKDNIDIDLIDASKSPVTITPEAAYFDSAFSFGMIRGGHVDVAVLGTLEVDCYGEIANWAVPNQPILGVGGAMDLVAGAKKVIVASTLFTKDGSSKLVKKLTLDSSGERKVDQFVTEYANFMFQDGEVIVKDIYGSLSFEELEEKIGFPLKLKITK; from the coding sequence TTGAAGCTAGATAATAGAGAACTAATTGCTAAAAAAATAGCAGAAGAATTACAAGATGGAGATGTTGTGAATTTAGGGGTAGGAATTCCAACTCTCGTAGCAAAATATATTGAAAATCACAATGTTTATTTGCAAACTGAAAATGGTTTAATTGGGATGGGACCACCGCCAGATAAAGATAACATTGATATTGATCTAATTGATGCTAGTAAATCACCAGTAACAATTACACCTGAAGCGGCATATTTTGATAGCGCATTTTCTTTTGGAATGATTCGTGGAGGACATGTAGATGTAGCAGTTTTAGGGACGTTAGAAGTAGATTGTTATGGGGAGATTGCCAACTGGGCTGTGCCAAATCAACCAATTTTAGGAGTTGGTGGAGCGATGGATTTAGTTGCAGGTGCAAAAAAAGTAATCGTTGCTAGTACCTTGTTTACAAAAGACGGTTCATCAAAATTAGTAAAAAAACTAACATTAGACTCCAGTGGAGAAAGAAAAGTTGATCAATTCGTAACAGAATATGCAAATTTCATGTTTCAAGATGGCGAAGTGATTGTAAAAGATATTTACGGATCATTGAGCTTTGAAGAACTTGAAGAAAAAATTGGTTTTCCTTTAAAACTAAAAATAACTAAATAA
- a CDS encoding response regulator transcription factor yields the protein MRKILLVDDDEAILNLLATYFKQWHYETIKASNGVEALDMMDETVDIAVVDVMMPVLNGFELTKKLKEDWEIPVLLLTARGQLEDKREGFSAGADDYIVKPFESEEMLFRVQAILRRYDKLTISKLEIGDLTLNRAQFEVSKGHISIVLPNKEFELLELLCSRTRVYERAHIMELVWGDIVSDDTLNTHIKRLREKLTRLKSNITIKTIRNVGYQIEVIHENAIQ from the coding sequence ATGAGGAAAATTTTACTAGTCGATGATGATGAAGCAATATTAAATTTACTAGCGACGTATTTTAAACAATGGCATTATGAAACAATCAAGGCGAGCAATGGCGTCGAGGCGCTTGATATGATGGATGAAACAGTGGATATTGCTGTTGTAGATGTCATGATGCCAGTCCTAAATGGCTTTGAATTAACGAAAAAATTAAAAGAAGATTGGGAAATTCCCGTGTTACTACTTACTGCGCGCGGACAATTAGAAGATAAACGTGAAGGGTTTTCGGCCGGGGCTGATGATTATATCGTTAAACCATTCGAATCCGAGGAAATGCTTTTTCGTGTACAGGCGATTTTGCGTCGGTACGATAAATTAACGATTTCTAAGTTAGAAATAGGCGATCTGACATTAAATCGAGCACAGTTTGAAGTTTCCAAAGGGCATATTTCAATTGTGCTGCCAAATAAAGAATTTGAGCTGTTAGAGCTTTTATGTAGCCGAACTCGTGTCTATGAGCGTGCCCATATTATGGAGCTCGTGTGGGGTGATATTGTGAGTGACGATACATTGAACACACATATTAAGCGATTACGCGAAAAATTAACACGGTTAAAAAGCAATATTACAATCAAAACGATTCGCAACGTCGGGTATCAAATAGAGGTCATTCATGAAAACGCTATACAGTAA
- a CDS encoding thiolase family protein — translation MMTAYIISGSRTAFGTFGGSLANTTDIDLGVVATKEAINRSKISTEDIGEIVFGNIIQTNESSAYLARHIGLKSGLAYESSALTVNRLCGSGLQAIVTVAKEINLGTYDVGVAGGTENMSQAPHVLQGTRFGSPNKAPNVVDMLWSTLHDTVAGCGMGMTAENLAEKYSISQEEQDQFAFESHKRAATAQKSGRFEEEIVPVTIKRGKKSLEFKEDEHIRAEISVEKLATLKPAFKKDGTVTAGNSSGINDGAAAVVIVSDAYLQQHQLKPLAKIVASATAGVDPTIMGIGPVPAIQKLLKQTNLTTDDIGLFELNEAFAAQSLAVIKELGLNSKIVNVNGGAVALGHPVGASGARIAYSLSLEMQKRGVKYGVASLCIGGGQGIAVLLENPSV, via the coding sequence ATTATGACAGCTTATATTATTAGTGGTAGTCGAACTGCTTTTGGTACATTTGGTGGTTCATTAGCGAATACAACCGATATAGATTTAGGTGTAGTTGCAACAAAAGAAGCAATTAATCGCTCGAAAATATCTACTGAAGATATAGGTGAAATTGTCTTCGGTAATATTATTCAAACAAATGAGTCTTCGGCATATTTAGCTAGACATATCGGCTTAAAGAGTGGATTAGCTTACGAAAGCTCAGCATTAACTGTTAATCGTTTATGTGGATCTGGTCTACAGGCTATTGTAACAGTTGCTAAAGAAATTAATTTAGGAACATACGATGTTGGTGTGGCTGGGGGTACTGAAAATATGAGTCAAGCGCCCCATGTTTTACAGGGTACACGCTTTGGGTCTCCTAATAAGGCGCCTAACGTAGTAGATATGCTTTGGTCCACTTTACATGATACTGTAGCTGGTTGTGGCATGGGGATGACAGCTGAAAATTTGGCTGAAAAATACTCAATTTCACAAGAAGAACAGGATCAATTTGCATTTGAATCACATAAACGAGCAGCAACAGCTCAGAAGTCGGGTAGATTTGAAGAAGAAATTGTACCTGTAACAATCAAAAGGGGTAAGAAAAGTCTAGAATTTAAAGAAGACGAACATATTCGAGCAGAAATATCCGTTGAAAAATTAGCTACATTAAAGCCGGCATTTAAGAAAGATGGTACAGTTACTGCTGGTAATTCGAGTGGAATCAATGATGGTGCAGCAGCAGTTGTCATAGTTTCAGATGCGTATTTACAACAGCATCAGTTAAAACCATTAGCAAAAATTGTAGCATCTGCAACTGCAGGTGTTGATCCGACAATTATGGGAATTGGTCCAGTTCCAGCAATTCAAAAGCTATTAAAGCAAACAAATTTAACAACTGATGACATCGGGTTGTTTGAATTAAATGAGGCGTTTGCTGCACAGTCTTTAGCTGTCATAAAGGAGTTAGGGTTAAACAGTAAAATTGTGAATGTAAACGGAGGTGCTGTAGCTTTAGGTCATCCAGTAGGAGCAAGTGGTGCTAGAATTGCATACTCACTCTCATTAGAGATGCAAAAACGAGGTGTAAAATATGGTGTCGCTAGTCTTTGCATTGGCGGTGGTCAGGGTATCGCAGTACTTTTAGAAAATCCTTCAGTGTAA
- a CDS encoding TetR/AcrR family transcriptional regulator, with protein sequence MYNTDNKTESGIQKQQHIMTVALALFEKYGYDKISVDRIVKESDTSKGSFYQHFPSKSSIFMMRFMEMDESYVNIYSQIRLEHQLAIDRLEAFCLSVYASIEKEMGKELMRVIYSAAIVDQKHTFFTNEDRKLFKIILEIIEDGNKDGSLKKIVSKKQFFQVIIQTLMGTIYYWGLKYDNQSLVETGTPLIQQIVKAYK encoded by the coding sequence ATGTACAATACCGATAATAAAACTGAGAGCGGGATTCAGAAACAACAGCATATAATGACTGTTGCACTAGCTCTTTTTGAAAAGTATGGCTATGATAAAATTTCTGTTGATCGTATTGTCAAAGAAAGTGATACTTCTAAAGGTTCCTTTTATCAACACTTTCCATCGAAGTCTAGTATTTTTATGATGCGCTTTATGGAAATGGATGAAAGCTATGTAAATATATATTCTCAAATTAGATTAGAACACCAGTTGGCAATTGATCGTTTAGAAGCATTTTGTTTATCCGTTTATGCGAGCATTGAAAAAGAGATGGGAAAGGAATTAATGAGGGTTATATATTCTGCAGCGATTGTTGACCAAAAGCATACATTTTTTACAAACGAAGATCGAAAACTTTTTAAAATTATTTTAGAAATTATAGAGGATGGAAATAAGGATGGATCATTAAAAAAAATTGTTTCAAAAAAACAATTTTTCCAAGTGATTATCCAAACTTTAATGGGAACTATTTATTATTGGGGACTTAAATATGATAATCAATCTTTAGTAGAAACCGGAACTCCTCTCATTCAACAAATAGTAAAAGCTTACAAATGA
- a CDS encoding GntP family permease gives MWSLITIVISLILLIVLALRGYSIIIIAPVVSLFVMVTNGFPILETFQETYMSGFINYVKNYFLIFLFAAIFGKLMDDSGAARQIANLLLKVVGKDSKYKVLVAIMIICAFLTYGGISLFVVIFAVLPIAKPLFKELEIPWHLFMAPFFTGIGTFTMTMLPGTPSVQNIIPTKYLGTTVTAAPLLGIIAAVFVIAINLWYMKYALKRSEARGETYSGMKNPDNDEKGSIKDIYEGRKLPNPIISLIPPIALLVILNLFEVQIIYTLMGVVVLTTILFWKYIEIKKDTINNGATSAILPIINTSADVGYGSVIAITAGFTIFNDAMADIPGSPLISLFIATTALAGITGSSSGGLAIAMEALSQTYLNLGLNPEAMHRVASVASGGLDSLPHNGAVITILVASKLTHKEAYKHIFAVSVIAPLIASIPMLIAAVLLY, from the coding sequence ATGTGGAGTTTAATTACAATCGTTATCTCATTAATACTACTAATTGTATTAGCACTTCGTGGTTATAGTATCATTATTATTGCTCCAGTTGTCAGTTTGTTTGTAATGGTAACAAATGGATTTCCAATATTAGAAACATTCCAAGAAACATATATGTCCGGATTTATAAATTATGTAAAAAATTACTTCCTTATATTCTTATTTGCCGCAATATTCGGAAAGTTGATGGATGATAGTGGTGCTGCTCGTCAAATTGCTAACTTACTACTAAAAGTTGTTGGTAAAGATAGCAAATATAAAGTATTAGTTGCAATAATGATTATTTGTGCATTTTTAACATATGGTGGCATTAGTCTATTCGTAGTTATTTTCGCAGTATTACCGATTGCTAAGCCCCTGTTTAAAGAATTAGAAATTCCTTGGCATCTGTTTATGGCTCCATTCTTTACTGGGATAGGAACATTTACAATGACGATGTTACCAGGTACACCATCTGTTCAGAACATCATTCCGACTAAATATTTAGGTACAACTGTAACAGCTGCCCCATTATTAGGAATTATCGCTGCGGTATTTGTTATTGCGATTAACTTATGGTATATGAAGTATGCATTAAAACGCTCTGAAGCAAGAGGCGAAACATATTCTGGTATGAAAAACCCTGATAACGATGAAAAAGGAAGTATTAAAGATATTTATGAAGGGCGTAAATTACCGAATCCAATTATTAGTTTAATCCCACCTATTGCTTTATTAGTCATTTTAAATTTATTTGAAGTTCAAATTATCTATACATTAATGGGAGTTGTTGTATTAACTACAATTTTATTCTGGAAATATATCGAAATCAAAAAAGATACAATTAATAATGGTGCTACTTCAGCAATATTACCAATTATTAATACAAGTGCAGATGTTGGTTACGGTTCAGTAATTGCGATTACAGCAGGCTTCACAATATTTAATGATGCTATGGCAGATATTCCAGGAAGCCCATTAATTTCACTATTTATCGCGACTACTGCATTGGCTGGTATCACTGGTTCATCAAGTGGTGGTTTAGCAATTGCTATGGAAGCTCTTTCCCAAACATATTTAAACCTAGGATTAAATCCAGAAGCTATGCACCGAGTGGCTTCGGTCGCCTCTGGAGGATTAGATTCATTACCACATAATGGTGCTGTAATTACGATTTTAGTAGCTTCTAAATTAACTCATAAGGAAGCATATAAGCATATTTTTGCAGTATCAGTAATTGCACCACTAATTGCTTCGATTCCAATGTTAATTGCTGCAGTTTTATTATACTAA